Proteins from one Cryptomeria japonica chromosome 4, Sugi_1.0, whole genome shotgun sequence genomic window:
- the LOC131037900 gene encoding meiosis-specific protein ASY1 isoform X2, protein MVAIAAQRVKETEISEQDSLLLTRNLLRIAIFNISYIRGLFPEKYFNDKSVPALEMKIKKLMPMDAESRRLIDWMEKGVYDALEKKYLKTLLFCVCEKEDGPMLEEYAFAFSYGSSCSEEVSMNINRSGNKKQGTTFKSNSVDLTPNQMRSSACKMVRTLVQLMRTLDRMPEERTILMKLFYYDDVTPPDYEPPFFRCCGEGDDNSWSRTPLKMKIGDVNSKHFMIALKVKSVLDPCEDENEEGDEGSMDSRSNEMRDDDASESSMDSHDSEEKSPGKKNAPAIIEIGKSKSASVKDHHMQDSDDCEQEAQNLARVKEWILSRHIETLDLSDVLSNFPDISVVSTEDIIQSLVKEGIVTKQGKDLYRINKVKENDIEIASKDDPYFLDETKNEKPDSAVSEDDSMYIKVLYHALPMDYVTLGKLQSKFDGQVNQSNLRKFIDRMASDGFIEGRVQNRRLGKRVIKSEMTMKKLLDLKKSFEIEQEMQAKGVSEKLINPETPAADKDSSTFARFHTVGSDATRHGQSPAENGSFRSGQTISKAGSFKKPASPASKLDMAKPATSRESTKAGKEFSRPKVDSVTTDFGNVSVKCSQNSLDSNFQGMRTRKSSTVKEPIYHYAKRLKV, encoded by the exons atg GTTGCAATTGCTGCTCAAAGGGTGAAAGAAACGGAAATTTCAGAGCAGGACTCCTTGCTACTG ACAAGAAATCTTCTTCGCATTGCTATTTTTAACATTAGCTACATTAGAGGACTTTTTCCTGAGAAGTATTTTAATGACAAGTCTGTACCGGCTCTAG aaatgaaaataaagaaattgATGCCTATGGATGCTGAATCGCGGAGGCTTATTGACTGGATGGAAAAAG GGGTTTATGATGCACTGGAAAAGAAATACCTGAAAACGCTCTTATTTTGCGTTTGTGAGAAAGAAGACGGTCCGATGCTTGAAGAATATGCCT TTGCTTTTAGCTATGGCAGCTCTTGTTCAGAAGAGGTGTCAATGAACATAAACAGGAGCGGGAATAAAAAGCAAGGGACAACTTTCAAGTCCAATTCAGTTGATTTAACTCCAAACCAGATGAG GAGCTCCGCCTGTAAGATGGTTCGTACGCTTGTCCAACTCATGAGGACTCTCGATCGTATGCCTGAGGAG CGCACAATACTGATGAAACTCTTCTACTACGACGACGTTACG CCTCCAGACTACGAGCCTCCTTTTTTCAGATGTTGCGGTGAAGGTGATGACAATTCCTGGTCTCGAACTCCTTTGAAGATGAAGATTGGAGACGTGAACAGCAAACATTTCATGATCGCTTTAAAG GTAAAAAGCGTGCTTGACCCCTgcgaagatgaaaatgaagaagggGACGAGGGTAGTATGGACTCCAGATCCAATGAGATGAGGGACGATGACGCCTCTGAATCGTCTATGGACTCTCATGACTCAGAAGAAAAATCCCCT GGGAAGAAAAACGCTCCTGCAATAATCG AAATTGGAAAGTCCAAGAGCGCATCCGTGAAGGATCATCATATGCAAGATAGTGATG ATTGTGAACAGGAAGCTCAGAATCTAGCCCGAGTGAAGGAATGGATCCTTTCAAGACACATCGAAACACTGGATCTATCGGATGTATTGTCTAATTTCCCGGATATTTCAGTG GTGTCGACAGAGG ATATCATACAGAGTCTCGTGAAAGAAGGTATAGTGACAAAGCAAGGAAAAGATCTGTACAGAATTAACAAAGTGAAG GAAAATGACATTGAAATTGCCAGCAAAGATGATCCCTATTTCCTTGACGAAACGAAAAATGAAAAACCTGACTCTGCCGTGAGCGAGGACGACTCTATGTACATAAAG GTCTTGTATCATGCGCTTCCGATGGATTACGTCACACTTGGAAAGCTCCAAAGCAAATTTGATGGTCAGGTGAACCAATCAAATCTCCGTAAATTCATTGACAGGATGGCAAGTGATGGGTTCATTGAGGGCAGAGTTCAAAACAGAAGACTAG GCAAACGCGTGATTAAATCggagatgacaatgaagaagctacTCGACTTAAAGAAATCATTTGAAATAGAGCAG GAAATGCAAGCAAAGGGTGTATCTGAAAAGTTAATTAATCCAGAAACTCCAGCTGCGG ATAAAGATAGCTCAACCTTTGCGCGATTTCATACAGTGGGATCGGATGCAACTCGTCATGGACAGTCACCTGCTGAGAATGGTTCATTTCGTAGCGGCCAAACAATTTCCAAAGCAGGGTCCTTCAAGAAACCAGCTTCGCCTGCATCTAAATTAGACATGGCCAAA CCAGCAACGTCCAGGGAAAGCACTAAAGCGGGAAAGGAATTTTCAAGACCAAAAGTGGATTCTGTCACTACTGATTTTGGCAATGTATCTGTTAAATGTAGCCAAAACTCCCTGGATAGCAATTTCCAAGGCATGCGCACTCGAAAATCTAGTACG GTGAAGGAACCCATTTATCACTACGCAAAACGTCTCAAGGTCTAA
- the LOC131037900 gene encoding meiosis-specific protein ASY1 isoform X1, with product MVAIAAQRVKETEISEQDSLLLTRNLLRIAIFNISYIRGLFPEKYFNDKSVPALEMKIKKLMPMDAESRRLIDWMEKGVYDALEKKYLKTLLFCVCEKEDGPMLEEYAFAFSYGSSCSEEVSMNINRSGNKKQGTTFKSNSVDLTPNQMRSSACKMVRTLVQLMRTLDRMPEERTILMKLFYYDDVTPPDYEPPFFRCCGEGDDNSWSRTPLKMKIGDVNSKHFMIALKVKSVLDPCEDENEEGDEGSMDSRSNEMRDDDASESSMDSHDSEEKSPGKKNAPAIIEIGKSKSASVKDHHMQDSDADTEDCEQEAQNLARVKEWILSRHIETLDLSDVLSNFPDISVVSTEDIIQSLVKEGIVTKQGKDLYRINKVKENDIEIASKDDPYFLDETKNEKPDSAVSEDDSMYIKVLYHALPMDYVTLGKLQSKFDGQVNQSNLRKFIDRMASDGFIEGRVQNRRLGKRVIKSEMTMKKLLDLKKSFEIEQEMQAKGVSEKLINPETPAADKDSSTFARFHTVGSDATRHGQSPAENGSFRSGQTISKAGSFKKPASPASKLDMAKPATSRESTKAGKEFSRPKVDSVTTDFGNVSVKCSQNSLDSNFQGMRTRKSSTVKEPIYHYAKRLKV from the exons atg GTTGCAATTGCTGCTCAAAGGGTGAAAGAAACGGAAATTTCAGAGCAGGACTCCTTGCTACTG ACAAGAAATCTTCTTCGCATTGCTATTTTTAACATTAGCTACATTAGAGGACTTTTTCCTGAGAAGTATTTTAATGACAAGTCTGTACCGGCTCTAG aaatgaaaataaagaaattgATGCCTATGGATGCTGAATCGCGGAGGCTTATTGACTGGATGGAAAAAG GGGTTTATGATGCACTGGAAAAGAAATACCTGAAAACGCTCTTATTTTGCGTTTGTGAGAAAGAAGACGGTCCGATGCTTGAAGAATATGCCT TTGCTTTTAGCTATGGCAGCTCTTGTTCAGAAGAGGTGTCAATGAACATAAACAGGAGCGGGAATAAAAAGCAAGGGACAACTTTCAAGTCCAATTCAGTTGATTTAACTCCAAACCAGATGAG GAGCTCCGCCTGTAAGATGGTTCGTACGCTTGTCCAACTCATGAGGACTCTCGATCGTATGCCTGAGGAG CGCACAATACTGATGAAACTCTTCTACTACGACGACGTTACG CCTCCAGACTACGAGCCTCCTTTTTTCAGATGTTGCGGTGAAGGTGATGACAATTCCTGGTCTCGAACTCCTTTGAAGATGAAGATTGGAGACGTGAACAGCAAACATTTCATGATCGCTTTAAAG GTAAAAAGCGTGCTTGACCCCTgcgaagatgaaaatgaagaagggGACGAGGGTAGTATGGACTCCAGATCCAATGAGATGAGGGACGATGACGCCTCTGAATCGTCTATGGACTCTCATGACTCAGAAGAAAAATCCCCT GGGAAGAAAAACGCTCCTGCAATAATCG AAATTGGAAAGTCCAAGAGCGCATCCGTGAAGGATCATCATATGCAAGATAGTGATG CGGACACCGAAGATTGTGAACAGGAAGCTCAGAATCTAGCCCGAGTGAAGGAATGGATCCTTTCAAGACACATCGAAACACTGGATCTATCGGATGTATTGTCTAATTTCCCGGATATTTCAGTG GTGTCGACAGAGG ATATCATACAGAGTCTCGTGAAAGAAGGTATAGTGACAAAGCAAGGAAAAGATCTGTACAGAATTAACAAAGTGAAG GAAAATGACATTGAAATTGCCAGCAAAGATGATCCCTATTTCCTTGACGAAACGAAAAATGAAAAACCTGACTCTGCCGTGAGCGAGGACGACTCTATGTACATAAAG GTCTTGTATCATGCGCTTCCGATGGATTACGTCACACTTGGAAAGCTCCAAAGCAAATTTGATGGTCAGGTGAACCAATCAAATCTCCGTAAATTCATTGACAGGATGGCAAGTGATGGGTTCATTGAGGGCAGAGTTCAAAACAGAAGACTAG GCAAACGCGTGATTAAATCggagatgacaatgaagaagctacTCGACTTAAAGAAATCATTTGAAATAGAGCAG GAAATGCAAGCAAAGGGTGTATCTGAAAAGTTAATTAATCCAGAAACTCCAGCTGCGG ATAAAGATAGCTCAACCTTTGCGCGATTTCATACAGTGGGATCGGATGCAACTCGTCATGGACAGTCACCTGCTGAGAATGGTTCATTTCGTAGCGGCCAAACAATTTCCAAAGCAGGGTCCTTCAAGAAACCAGCTTCGCCTGCATCTAAATTAGACATGGCCAAA CCAGCAACGTCCAGGGAAAGCACTAAAGCGGGAAAGGAATTTTCAAGACCAAAAGTGGATTCTGTCACTACTGATTTTGGCAATGTATCTGTTAAATGTAGCCAAAACTCCCTGGATAGCAATTTCCAAGGCATGCGCACTCGAAAATCTAGTACG GTGAAGGAACCCATTTATCACTACGCAAAACGTCTCAAGGTCTAA